Within the Dermacentor silvarum isolate Dsil-2018 chromosome 8, BIME_Dsil_1.4, whole genome shotgun sequence genome, the region CTTATTTGTGACGTTCTCTATTCGTAATTTCtgtctctctttatctctctacAGAAAATGAAGAAACTGCAGTGCCGGTGCTATACGAAAGTCAACGGAGCTCGGTGGTAAGGGTCTTTTACGATTCACGCCCGACACGCTCCACATCGAACCCGTTGCGTTGAATCCACCACGCGGCGCTAGAACGTAGCGAGGTTATACACGGGCCGTACTTGCGCGTGAAGTCCCGGTAGGTCTGCAACACGTTCCCTCGCGTCACCTCGGGGAAGAGCGAGTCGTAGGCCTCACGCAGCGTCGAGTTGCCGATCCATGCCGGGTAGAATACCTGCGCCAACGAGAACGCGCTTGCACTTCGCATTCCATTGGTTCGGTAGCTAGCACCATAAGACACGTCGAATATCGCACGAGAGTCGTTCACCGAAGGCCCGCTGCATACATTCGTACTGTCGATCGGCGTCAGAAATATGAGAAaagtttaaatatttttttcagccTGTGCTTGCAGCCTTTAATTCAGATTTGATACTTGTACTGGTGCAGGCGACCAACATATAGCGTTGTACTTGGCTGTTTGCTATAAAACTGCAAGGCTGGAAGGCGGTTTATTTCGTGGAAGGTGCACACCGCGAGCTTTTGACGCCGACTTTTTATGTATGCGTCTGTCTTCAGTCCTCACCATGTCTATCAAGCAAGCCCACTCTTCTCAGTTCGACTGATCTCGATGACTCTCGGTTATTTTGTTTATATCTTTATTTTATACCGTTGTGCTAGTCTTAACTTTGCGAAGTGCAATATACTTCAACGATAGCGAACTATTTCGAGCCTTCCCGAAGTATCCAGTGTGTTCTGTTCTTGTTCCCTCGTCATGTCAACTACGTTCagttctcgaaaaaaaaaaaaaaaaaagaaagcttactgATGCAACCAGGTATTTTAATGCAGTAAAAACGTTCAGTTGCTTAATAGGTGATTTACGAGATTCTTGTACGCGGTATCCGAAAATGACTAGCCTTTTCCCGTATTGGTTTCAGATGTCATGATGCCTGGTGTTGCCACGTGCCAGACACTTGTCAGTGGTACTGAGGTGGTCGGACGTACCGCTTCAGCTCCGTTGTGGAACTGGTCGTCGTATTcggcgactgcacgcgatgttTTTCACTGAACACATTACTGTTGTGGGGAATAAACTAACTTGTTTGTCCCGTATAGCTCCGTCTTGTATCCTTCATGCGTACCTCGCACTAAAATGGTATCGCTGCCAAACATTGGGATGCGTGGCATCGCAGCGGTTTTAGTCATTTATAATGGTTAGAACGGTGATTGCAAACCATTGCATTGCCGAGACGTGGGTGGACGGACGGATGAATGAATGGATGTTATGAGCACATACCCTTTGCTACTTCTTTAATAGCGGCATCTTTCGAGGATGCATTCAACCGAATCTAATAATTTATTGTATCGCTGCGCTTCCGGGATTCTGTTTATCCAGCGGAGACTTAATGTTTAACCGCGGGATCACTGATGTCATTTTCGTAACGTCCTAACGCTTGCTGGCCACATCGAAAGTGACACCGATAGCGGTAATTCACCGTTGGCGTCGCCACCAGTCTAACTTTTATTTCTGTCGCTTAGCATTGTGCCTTTGATTTCGGTGGAAATAGCTGTTTCACAGGAAAGTAATTTAGTAGTGTTCCAAGCATGGTACGCTAGTTCAGCACAACACGACGGCAGCCGTAGAGATAGTACTTCTATAGAcgtttgaagagagagagagagctatatATAGAGAAAGCGGTGTCACTAACCTGTACGTCCAGTGCAGCGAGCAAAGTTCGCGCGTTGCGGCGGTCCGCTTCAGCGAGCCAGGTGAAGGCTCCCAGTGACTCGTTCACGGCTGCCGCCAGGTCTCGAGCGAACCGCAGCCCGGCCAGCCGGTCCAGCTGTGCGGCTCGGGCCAGCGCGTACGCCATCAGCTCGGGCGCGGCGCGCTCGGCGAGACGGACGCAGCGGCGCCAGCGTGGCCAGCCGTAGCGGCGGCGACCCGTGATCTGTAGCATTCGCGCCGCCGCCAGCGGCCGCGCCTCCTCGGTGAGCAACGGCGAGACGTAGACGAGCGCCCGGTATCCCAGGTAGTTGAGCAAGTCCCGGTTGCGCGTCGCGTGCAGCAGCGCTTTGAGGGCGCGTACGAAGCGCTCGCAGCGCACCAGCAACGGTGTGCGCTCCTGCAGCCTCACCAAGTCGCCCAGCGCAAGCGCCAAGAAAGGCGCGAACGACGCGTGGCTCCTCAGCGTGCTCAGGCGCGCCGCGCGCCGTCCCGTCACGATCTGCGACAGCCGCGAGGAAAAGTCGCTGACGCGCTCGGCGAGCTCCACGTAGCGGCCCGGCGTGTAGTGCTTGAAGGCGGCGTCCAGCGCGTGCGCCGCGTCCGGCAGCATGTCTGGCTCGTCCAGCGTCACGAGCGGCTGCGACGCGTTTCGCGGGTGCGGCGCCACGGTGACGCCCAGCAGCGGCGTCAGGGACAGGTGGCGGAACAGCAGAGCGGCGGCCTTCCACACGTCGCCACGACTCTGGGCGTCGGCGCGAAAGGGCCAACCGTACAGGCCCAGGTCGCGCAACAGAGCTCGCAGCTGTAGCCGAGACGCCTGCGGCAGAGGACTGCGCAGGCACTCCTCGAGCAGTCCTTCGACGCGCCACACCTCCGGCTTGAGCTTGCTCGAAAGTGAAAGGTATAACTCGCGCTCCAATTGTTCCGCCAGCAGGGCCTCGGCTGGCGCCGGCGCCTGCCATCTGGAGCAAGTGAACGCCTCGAAGTCCGTGCAAGGGTCGATGGTCCAGTTGAGCGCCGAGAGCACCGCGTCGCTGCGCTCTTGGCAGAAGCGCGTCAGACAGCGGCGCCGCCTGCTCGCCAACTCCGACGTCGTGTCATCTTCGGGGCGCAACTTGAGCGCGCGACGACGACCAAGCGGCGTGCCGAAATACATCTCGCGCTTCGTTGTAGCCGTGGTGGTTGCCtctggctgctgctgcggcggcggcggcggcggcggttgctCGCCCACTGGCGCCGGTGGTGCGACTGGCAGCGGTGGCTGCATCTCCGCCGGCGTCTCTGCTTGCGGCCTCTGCACTGCTACGGCGAACCTGTTGAATCCCATCGTGCGCTGCCTGGCGAATTCTCCGTGGCTGTACCACACGTAgtaggcgctgatggcgccgcTGCAGAGCAGTACGAAAGCGGCGACGGTGAAGGCGAATAGCGTGCCCGAGCGGCTTTGTGACGGAGACTGTATCGCCTGAGCCGTCGGCGGCGGAGGCGGTGCTTGTCGCGGTGCCTGAACCTGCTGCACCTGCTGTGGAGGTGCCGATGGCTGCTGGCGCGGTTGAGGATGGGGATATGCtgctgctggcggcggcggcctgCTGGGGCTGGGTTCGGACTGGCGCCGCcgcgacgtggccgccagcctgGGCCCGGCGCTGCTGCGCACCAGGGAACTGTCGCTGAAGAGGCCGCCGCCGCTTGCCATGGCCGCTGACGGATTGGCCTCATCCGGCCGTCGGTTGAACTGCCGCGGTGCTTCGCGCGGTCGTTGGCACCGGGTTGCGCTCGGGACGCAGCACTGGCGCTGGCACAGCGGCTGTCTGACGGTAGCTGGGCTCGAGCCCGACGAAGCTCCGGGCAGCGGCAAAGAGCGGTGAGCGCGACCCTTGGGAGACCTCGGCGATGAAGAGGTCTGCTGGCTTCTGCCCAGAGAAGTTGATCGTCCCGCGAAGCTCGAGCGAGGACTGCGGCCGGAGGCATGCTTGGGCTCTGCCGATGGCATCTGCCCGCTTTGCGGCGTCAGCCAGCTTCATCCTCGTCTGCGGCGAGTGCGGTCCATGTGCTCTCCCCGTCTGCGGCACAGCCCTCAAGCTTGCAGTCATCGCATGCTCGGGCGCTCGCAGTCTCCTTGTGGTCTTGGGCCGGGCGCGCTACGTCGTCCGCCTTTACGATCAGCGTCGGAGGGGCGtggcaatgatgatgataacaacCATCATAAAgctgtggcacatacccactgctGGGGATCGGTCAAGAATCGGGTGGTGTGTACAGAAAGATTCTTGAATGCCGTGGTAACGATGGTGCTAAGAAACATCCGTGTCtttatatatactgtatatgcaCGAAAGAGGATGAAATAGTGATGCCAGTTTCATTTCACCAAACTTTATACACTCGGGGTGTAACAACCCCATTATATGGCTCATCGACTGCATTCGAGAAAATACGTCTCATTTCTTAGCCAGCTGCCGGAACATGCACTAAAGGTATACTGCTTGTCAAACAGGACAACGCGAGGTGACCGAATGAACGCAGAAACCTCATGCCACAGGCACATGCTGCCTTTTGTACTACACTATAAGTTACATTTAAAGCTTGAAATAAAGCCGGACAGGAGTTTTCGTGTCTATATAACGTCAAACGCTGAGAGTCATGTGTGACCATTCCGAGTGTGCGTCGCCTGCCGCATGTGCTGTTATTCCGTTGCCTTTGCGAGGACACAAAAGCGCAGAGTTGTATTTTGTCCTATGATCGATGTTTGATCAGTGGCTGTTCATCAGTTCTTTATTCACGGCTCACTCACAGAGTGTAAACTATGCCTCAAGCACTAACTATACCGTTGTATGTGTATCTTACTCACATTGTATGTAACACACATTTCGACGAGATAACGCGCCTTCTTGGTCGCTTTCAGCTGCGTGCCTAATGTGAAAGGTGGCACTGGCAAAGTTTGAAGACATTGAAGGAGAAAGCAATCCTAAACAGGTTTATAGAAGAACGGTACGATTAGTAGTGAAAGTGTATCTATGTTCAGGCTGATCGAGTTTCGGCATATTCGACGAGTCGTTTGAGACAGCTCTGGGAGTGCCAGCTAAGGTCGTGAAAGACAGCttttaaagggatactaaagcaaaacaataaatcaacttagactgataaggtattctttgaaaactctgctgtcgttaattacactgcaataggtcaactagtagaacagaaaataaagctcaaagttaatttttttttcaatttcgcgCGCAAACCccgacgtcagcacttcagtgtgacgtcacgacttctaaagtaatttttcgtatttgggccaggTTGGCTCAggaaaagttcgcgaaacttgccatattcagtcttgggctcctttagaacacaatgtagtcaatctttgccgctaaagaattaactgggacctagaagacgctagtcaaaatccatgacttcacggtgagctggtgcgggaacttcaaggtggcttcgccactcgccttctgtgttttttgtttctttctggcttaccaagtggcctctcgcggtaagagtggtgttttcggtattgtggaagggtaatctactgatacagaagaaataatttttccctttagtgtttctttaagCTACGTATAGAACAAGCGGGCGAAGTAGCGATAATCTGGCTTTATTATCGCCATTTGATTTCGCTTATGCTATAGCAGTAGCACTTATATATAGTTGCTGTCTTTCACGACCTTTGGGGGAGGCGCTTCCGGAGCGCCCTATAAACCAACTAGTCGAATAAGCTTCGCAGCGCAAGTGCCTGCATTTGATGCGCTTGTGAATTTCCAGTGGTTGAAGTTGAATTGGAAGTTTATGTTTATTCATACGCAAGACATAGGGTACATAAAtctaatatacagacgagggtcaaAAAGTATTAATGCTGAAAACGGGACCCTTGGTTAGAAACTACAACAGAATTGTACAATTGTTGGCAGCATAACAGTGGATGACATAATAGTATATTAGTTGCAAGAAAAGCAACTGATAATAACGAAAGAAAACCCAACAAACAATGCTCTAATATAGAAATCAGTCAATCAAATAatttattctttatttcgttACAAAAAGGATGGGGCAGTCGCTAAAAGCTACTTTTGCAATTAGCTCGACGAGGCGATGGTCCCTGTATTAGCAAGAACATGCGGCATGTCAAGGAACCAAAGTATATACAAGATCAGCGTTCACTTCACTAGGAACAGACAAATATAAAAGGTGTTTCCTAAGCACaatgaaataaaatgtaaaataaagCAAACAAATTGGTTTAGACTGATTAAGTGTCCTTTTAAAACTAATTTTCGTTAATTCGGCAATAGTAGGCTGATAGTAGTAGGCAATAGTAGGCTGGCAGAAAGGAAATTGAAGGCCAAAGTTCCATTTCTTTCATTTCGCGCCCGAAACACTAGCACCGGCGCGTGGGTGTGACGTCATGTATTTCGAAGTATATTCTCGTAGTTGGACGTTGTAACTATGTTAAAGTACTTGTAGCTTGCGAAATTCAATCTTTGGCTCCTTTGGAATACACTGTAGTTTAtcttcactgttaaaaaaaaaaaaaaagattccttACGCCTGATCAGACGCCGTCAAAATtaatgacgtcacagcgagctggtgaGGATACTTcacggcggcgtcgccacctgtcTTGTTTTGGTGCCTTTTCTGGTTTACCGAACCTCTTCTCACGGCATGTGTGGCACTTGTTTTTGTATAGTATAATgttaatttactaatacaggttAAATAATTTTGCTGTTTAGTGTCCATTTAACATGATGCTGAGGAGCTGCGCACATGGCGCCATCGTGTGACagtgtgtagcgcccaccgacgccgcaatgCGGAGCGCTatatggtcggcgctgcaaagagacagacagacaaataactttaatgaaggtcctgagaagctccgttgccccctcttaGGGAGGCGACGAAGTCgtgggccgcacccacgtcgcgACGGGGAGACAGGGGAGCccgagctccagcgccgcatcgtgggctctctggacagcccaaaattggcgcgactggtcggagctccgaagagtagagctccactcctctgcagtgcatcgatgcgggcccctctgtaacgaggggcatctccagagcatgtggtctaaagtactacgttttccgcagctagggcagcctagactaaagcagtctggattgatgtagtgaaataaattcaggttgagatatgatcccgtctgaagcatgcgtagtgtgacagcttgaggtctggttagtgtgccgtgtgggggagggtatagtctcctaccaaggtagtagtgtttggtaacctcgttgaaggtggagagagtgtcacggaactcgacgaaaaaagaaaaaaaagagaagcgcagcgcgtgctggaagcgcaagctcggcacgcgcagtgtcgttctgaaagcttgccacgctggtcgtcgcagccacgtcgctcggctcgccgccttcgcccttctgtaAAAGTAGGGAACGACGACTCGGCTTGTtcggccgccgtcacgttctcCTACAAGTGTATTCAACGAAAGCGCGCAGCAGAACTTTTGCTGTGTGTATGGTTATTAGCGAATCAAACGCCGAGGTGTGCTGATCCGCAAATGAACGTCCAAGGTAGTCGCTGAAAGGGCGTCGAAGAGCAAACAGCATATAGAAACGGCGTCGAGGCGTGCTTTGTCTGCAGATCAGGTTTTGTGATGGTTTCGGCGTCGATGTTTGCCCATCTTGCGCGGGGCTCGGCAGCTTGTACGTTACTTCATTTCTGTGTGTCTTGGCAGACGTGATTTCTTTCCAATTCCGCTCGGCTCCAGACAACTTCAGTTTAAAATTGCCCTTGGAGGCACTGCTAAAGGTGTCTGGCTTAAATTGCTTTAGACATATCCTTAGAAATGAATATAACAGACTGCATGATTTGCCGCGTTTGCTCTGAGGAGGCGACAAAGACAACTACGCATGGCGGAAAAACATCGCAAACTTACAAGTGCGAAGAATATTCAGACACCGGCGCTGTCAGGCACGAAAATACAAGAAAGAATAGCGAGCAGACACACCTCAACCTGCACTACCGCACATGCGGCTGTACGCCAGACTATGCCAATACCATAGCATCATTGCGCGACCTAAAGGACAGTGTAACTCGCCTGAGCATTGAAGCTATGACACTTTCAAAAGACAAATTAAAAGATGCATCATTCATCCTTCTACCCACTAAATGAGAAATAAATAACTATCCTTGATAAGGAGGCAATCGTTTTGATGGTATGTCCACTTGACCTCAGAAAGCGAAATGTAGGCGGTGCGTTTACTTTTCGTTGTTTGTTACTTTTTATAAGTGTGAGATATGTTGCCATGTGTTCAATAAACCTTTAGCTGTGCGTAGTAAACAGTGCCGGTGCGTGTATGTTCTTCGTACTTGCAAGGTTACATTGTTCTTCCGCCGTGCATctttaccaactcgcccaaatgtcAGCTCCCATAAAAGACAAATACGGGAGCCACTGCGGTTTTTCCGCGCTGTCTTGTACTGCCGGTAATTCGAGTCTCTGcataataattattattaaaacGAGGAGCAGCACTGGTTCCCTCGATGTTTAAGTTCATCGTTTACATCAATTGCTCTACAATacaaaattaaattgtggggtttaatgtTCCGAGACTTCGCATTAAGGGACTTCGTAGTGGAGGGGTccggaacaattttgaccacctatggttttctagcgtgcacctaaatttaagtacacgagcgttcttacACTCCGCCCCCGTCGGAGTGCGACGTCTGGCTCATCAGCGCCACGCTGTAGCCACTAAGTACTGTGTTGTGGCCACGCTGCAGGTATAGTCACAACACAGCTCTTGTGCTTCATGTATAGGGTGTGATATAATCTGTGAAGAGCATCGGATTCGTTTTCTATGGTGCACAGAAGACGTCGCAAATAGCAACACGTATACGGGTGTATGGACAGCCCATACAGCGTTCGCCGCGTCAATTGAAAGATTGGCATGCCACAATGCCGCACGCAAGAAAACGGAGATGTAAGACTGCGGTATTATCTTAacgacgacttatattgccccgcACGCTGCGGATCATCTGTAGGCCTAATTTCTTGACATGGTTCCAACAACGGTGAACTCCCAACTAGCGATGAATTCTGTCTGAACACAACAAAAGCCGTGACAGCTGCTATCGTCAGTGGTCCACGCTGTGGCTTTCTCTTATGGTCTTCATTTGTCGGGTCTCGTTTCCTCCTCAACCTCTTCTGCGCCTCAGAAGCACAGACAAGGCATAGTCAAAGAACTGTGGCATGATTTGAGCCGCGCCGCACTTTCTGGTATACCTTCATAGGCCGCCGCCTCACGCATTTGTGTGATGGTCATGGGCTTCTTCAGCCGCCTGCGAGATTACTGCGTGTCACACTCTTCACGAGAAAGCAAGCCTCTGCCCTCTCGAGCAAGCGCTTCCTCGAATTCGGCGGTGATAATGCGATCACGCGGCGAACCTTCGTCTGCTGCCACTGCCATTCCAAGACAGCAGGTGCAAAGCAGTGGCCGAGTAGAGAGAGAAGTGGTTCTGTATGAggaagggaaaggttggcactatcttctgcagccctcgaGGCTCAGCCAAACTACAAACTCTGTAAGGCGCCATAAAGATAGGTCAGGACCAACCGCGCACTATAATAAGTGCCACGTGGGAAACACGGCACGTCTGAAAGCCCCCGACGTGCGCTCACCGCTATTCCAacgaccgcgcgcgcgcgcggtatTCGGCCCAAATGCACTGAGCAACGGGCCACCGATTTTACGGTGAATGTGTACGATGGGGAGCGGGCGGAGAGAGAGGGGTGTACGACTTGATTTTGACGCCTGCCCAGAGGGGAGGGAAGAGAACGGCAGAATCCGCACCGGGCGCGTCGCGAGGCCGTGGCGAATGCGCGAGGCAGGATCGCCGAACCATGAACGCGCATCCCCAGAGCGGTCCGGTCGGGCGGCCAGTGAAAAGGCGAGCGGAGCTGGAGGGAGCCAGCAGCTCTCGTTTCCGGCTGCCGTCCGTCCATCTGCCGGCGCCGTGGACCGTGACGGCGGCGGCCCGCTGACGGCCGGCCAGTGGGCCGCGCGTCGCCGTCCATGCTGGCGGCTCTGCTGCTTCTCGTCGCTTCGTCGTCCGCGGCAGCCGCCTGGCCCCCACCGCCGACGTGGCCCGCGCCGCCCGCGCTCCAGAACAGGCCCCGGTCGCCGCAGTACATCACCGAGCCCACCGTGTTCCGGCACGGGTCGTTCGTGTACCGGGCCCCGCCGTCGTTGCAGCAGTACCCCGAGCCTCCATCGCTCCGGCCGGCCACTCCTTCCTCGGCGCGACTCACCACGGCCCAGCTCGCCTACGTGCTCATCGGCTCCTGCACGGCGCTCAGCGTGCTTTGCCTGGCGGCCGTGGCCGGCTGCAGCTTCCACCGCTGCCGGCGCCAGCGGCACACTGCctccgcggccgccgctgcccgGGCGGCAACCCACCTTCTCGACCCGAGCTGGTCGCTGGGGCCTCGCAACGTCGGCGGCACCTTCGGTCGCTGCAGGCTGCCGTTCGGCGCAGCGTCCAGCCTACGGGTCGGAGGAGCGGGGCCGGCCCCCAGCGAGTGCTCGACGTGCGTGCCACCGCCCAGGTGCACCTGCGTCGCCGCGGCCGGCGACTGGTCGATGCCAGTGTGCTGGTCCTCCAACGACGAGCGCCTCGTGTGACACGGGTCACCATCGATCGTGCCGTTGCCACTGGCGCGCGTCGCAGTGTGTACTGACTCCTTTCACGGCCATGGCGCACCGCGCGCTGCCGCTGCTCTACGTGAATATGGGCGGCGAGATGCTCTACATCCTGAGCCAGAGGCTGAAGGCGCAGCGGATAGACACCGACAAAGCGCAGCGAGGTACGTGCCGCTTTGACGGTGGctcgacgccgccgccgccgcggttCGGCTCGTTGAACGCACGTCGCACGCTGTCTTGTGTGTTTCCGAGAGAGCGCACCCGAAACAGACCGCAACGGCCCGCCACGAACCAGGCGTCGGACTTCGTATGCCGCTCGTGCAGCCGCTGTTCCGCTGGCTCGTTGCACAAAACCCGGCCACTCTCGCCGACGCATTCTGCCGTAGACGATTAGCGGATGCTTTGGACAAAGCGACGATGGAACAAATCAGGGTATATATGGGTCACCTATCGGCCCGCTCATAAACCGACCGTACAAACCAGGGAGTCCCCAAAGTTGCCGTGGATTTACATTTCTACTTTGAAGCCTTCGTGAACGACTATGGGGCATTTACTCGTCGTTGTTACTTCAGCGAGCAAAGTGATTCACTCGCGTGCATGGTTGTGATCGGTGAGGACGCTATCCTGCAACACTGAACAGCCGACGCTTTAGAGTGATATGGCAGATTTCACGTGAGGACTTGTTCTTCGGACGGGATTTTTCCACTTACAAAACGGAATACATATAGTAAAACAATTTATATATGTACTCGTGTTCATCTAACTGCGTCACAGGTATATAATGCCTGCATGCAGCCTCCGTATCTCGCACAGCATATATTCACCACTGCTCATTTGGTTGGATACCTCGGTGCTCTTTACGTCAAGCACGACTGGAAGATCGGTAGGTGATGTGATGGTTGTCGGGTGTCAGTGATCTGAAACCTGACTGTCTTCGGCTCTTATCGCGAAGTCTACTCATATCCCACGTCCCTCTCATTCATTCTGCATTCGCATTCTATAACGATGAGATGTTAGTTGATGCGGAATACGAAAGCGCATGTGCGCTGCGCTTTTACTTTTAAGTGCTAATATATGTTGAATAGTAAAGCTATCCTAAACTATATATAAGCCGCAATTTAAGTTGCAGCAGTGGTCTCGCGGAAATTCTTGAGTTACCTTCATTGTAAGGTACTGGTGCGCGTGAATTGTTATGCAGTAACACGACGGCTGCAACTccaagggtatatatatatatatatatatatatatagcaattcAGCTCTACGCCATGCACACTGTAGGATCTTCGGACACTGGCAGTTTTTACCAAAACCAGAAAGTCCTCTTGGCCTCTGACGCTGGGTTTCGTGCTATCTCAAAATTTCTAGAAGGTGGTGCGCAAACTCCTTCTCACTCTCCGCAGATTTAAAAATCTGGGTATAAATGGTATAAATTAAGCCACCGACACACGGCCCGAAGCCAGATTCCGTCGCATGCCGAGTTACTCATATATTTTTTCCACAGAGGCTGTACGTCACTGAGGGTTGTCGTGTTTTTGGCTTTGACTCTAAATTGATATTGTGGGCCCTTTCTCGTTACTGAATTTTCAAGGAGAAAAAGGCGCCGGATGAGCATTAGTTTTTTGGACTATGGCATCAGGGTGAGATTCATGCACCATGCTCCCATGCGTTTATTTCAGTTATACCAAGCAGGTGCCTCCTATTGACCCTATAAAGAAATTTTACACCCTGTTGGTATCTTTTCCCCAAATAACGTTTGCACGCAAGACATATATAgacgacgattattgtttggCATAAAGATAATCCCCAAAGGGTGCTAATTTTTCTGAGAGTCTACAGTCAGGAACAAAAGTCTAGAGACCACAGCATCTGGAAGAACATTAGATTTCTTCTAGCACAGCCGGCTCAAAGAGGAAGCATCGTCATCGCATTGGTCGAACAGGCACTGGATTTCAGCCTGCAGGCACACCTGTATGCGGTGAAGAAGACAAATATTATCACGGCAACTGTGGTCTCCAAagttttgctcgcgactgtacaagtAGTCCAGCGAAACATGGCGGGaacatggggcgctataacgtaaagcgaTTTCAAATTTTTCTACTCCATTTCTAAAATCAGCCCTCCACGAGAACTCATCGCATCATGGTGACGTGTAATTGAATATTGCATTAATATGCCGCACACAAAcccccttttttttatatatagccGGAGTATGTCCCGTTCCGAAATGAACGGAAGATGGCTGCCCACTGATCGCTCTGACACTGGCTAtcggagctgccggggagaatgGATTCAT harbors:
- the LOC119462002 gene encoding neprilysin-1 — translated: MPSAEPKHASGRSPRSSFAGRSTSLGRSQQTSSSPRSPKGRAHRSLPLPGASSGSSPATVRQPLCQRQCCVPSATRCQRPREAPRQFNRRPDEANPSAAMASGGGLFSDSSLVRSSAGPRLAATSRRRQSEPSPSRPPPPAAAYPHPQPRQQPSAPPQQVQQVQAPRQAPPPPPTAQAIQSPSQSRSGTLFAFTVAAFVLLCSGAISAYYVWYSHGEFARQRTMGFNRFAVAVQRPQAETPAEMQPPLPVAPPAPVGEQPPPPPPPQQQPEATTTATTKREMYFGTPLGRRRALKLRPEDDTTSELASRRRRCLTRFCQERSDAVLSALNWTIDPCTDFEAFTCSRWQAPAPAEALLAEQLERELYLSLSSKLKPEVWRVEGLLEECLRSPLPQASRLQLRALLRDLGLYGWPFRADAQSRGDVWKAAALLFRHLSLTPLLGVTVAPHPRNASQPLVTLDEPDMLPDAAHALDAAFKHYTPGRYVELAERVSDFSSRLSQIVTGRRAARLSTLRSHASFAPFLALALGDLVRLQERTPLLVRCERFVRALKALLHATRNRDLLNYLGYRALVYVSPLLTEEARPLAAARMLQITGRRRYGWPRWRRCVRLAERAAPELMAYALARAAQLDRLAGLRFARDLAAAVNESLGAFTWLAEADRRNARTLLAALDVQVFYPAWIGNSTLREAYDSLFPEVTRGNVLQTYRDFTRKLTERRLAAQLGAGGGADGPSGKSGGKSGAASVLDASLGAPWPWSALDVHAGLDADALRVYVPPALVNGSTRGGDAWLAAQLPAQGPRLTQALLEALHERAHPAARYHWSLNTSVQAAQLERCLQPAGGLVVRLSLEPAQALFTRYVSTVRAQGIQDAAFLAPGNVTSERLFYVLFALGGCGDNAAKGRVNAALRETPQFAAAWDCRVRSPMAPRQQCLPPRETTPSA
- the LOC119460806 gene encoding uncharacterized protein LOC119460806, which produces MCTMGSGRRERGVRLDFDACPEGREENGRIRTGRVARPWRMREAGSPNHERASPERSGRAASEKASGAGGSQQLSFPAAVRPSAGAVDRDGGGPLTAGQWAARRRPCWRLCCFSSLRRPRQPPGPHRRRGPRRPRSRTGPGRRSTSPSPPCSGTGRSCTGPRRRCSSTPSLHRSGRPLLPRRDSPRPSSPTCSSAPARRSACFAWRPWPAAASTAAGASGTLPPRPPLPGRQPTFSTRAGRWGLATSAAPSVAAGCRSAQRPAYGSEERGRPPASARRACHRPGAPASPRPATGRCQCAGPPTTSASCDTGHHRSCRCHWRASQCVLTPFTAMAHRALPLLYVNMGGEMLYILSQRLKAQRIDTDKAQRVMSDIVAAMFGGRLVDELFRPQPLYSARALRSLFEKLTHASVMRLSPASMDKLYDLMCMVVKYQLWACSSPRDLLPLTLRHLEAAGPGGSACHVATAVQKHLEPLDLASLQRARYALLRFFQDLRVRVSVLLRSGAQRPNGQLAVVAAPPPGGPRPGCIKEWAPGGFPLSERSFVVDDNGDPAGARPALGTNMYSGTPSVTSPTTPPSTGVAELGLLLRLLGPDDEEPGLANLALDEQLLS